A genomic window from Prochlorococcus sp. RS04 includes:
- a CDS encoding HlyD family efflux transporter periplasmic adaptor subunit, whose amino-acid sequence MKLKILKNLFIYFLLFTPLSLGVISCSGNNKSSSKFKEEITSDFIPPITAVAALGQLSPSGEIRQLAAPISQFGSSPRIVEILVNEGDFVKKGDILAIFENGEKLIADLERNENLINTINQEITLKNDQIQRYELALNKDVYSFVEFSQRKDELLKLQKQKINLIGDQKNIKIDLFNSKLRSPIDGFILGINARVGERPQNEGILDIGSSQKMEALIEVYESDIDRVFISQNVELSSENGGFQNNLKGKVIRISPQVKQRKVLSTDPTGDADSRIIEVLVKLDQDSIDIVQNYAGMKVIAKFIP is encoded by the coding sequence ATGAAATTAAAAATATTAAAAAATTTATTTATTTATTTTTTATTATTTACTCCATTATCTCTTGGTGTTATTTCCTGTTCTGGAAATAATAAATCTAGTTCAAAATTTAAAGAGGAAATAACTTCAGATTTCATACCTCCTATTACAGCTGTTGCTGCACTTGGTCAACTTTCTCCTTCGGGAGAGATTAGACAATTGGCAGCTCCAATAAGTCAGTTTGGCTCTTCCCCCCGAATTGTCGAAATTTTAGTAAATGAAGGTGATTTCGTGAAAAAAGGTGATATTCTCGCAATCTTTGAAAATGGAGAAAAATTAATCGCTGATCTTGAAAGAAACGAAAATCTAATTAATACTATTAACCAAGAAATTACCCTAAAGAATGATCAAATTCAAAGGTATGAGTTGGCTTTGAACAAAGATGTATATTCTTTTGTAGAGTTTTCACAGAGAAAAGATGAATTATTAAAATTGCAAAAACAGAAAATAAACCTTATCGGGGATCAAAAAAATATCAAGATAGATCTTTTTAATTCAAAACTGAGGAGTCCAATTGATGGTTTTATCCTTGGAATAAACGCCAGAGTTGGTGAAAGGCCACAAAATGAAGGGATTTTGGATATTGGTTCTAGTCAAAAAATGGAAGCTTTGATAGAGGTTTATGAATCTGACATCGATAGAGTCTTTATCTCTCAAAATGTTGAATTGAGCAGTGAAAATGGAGGCTTCCAAAATAATCTTAAGGGAAAGGTGATTAGGATTAGTCCTCAGGTAAAACAAAGAAAAGTTCTATCGACTGATCCAACAGGGGATGCTGATTCACGAATTATAGAAGTACTAGTAAAACTAGATCAAGATTCTATAGATATCGTTCAAAACTATGCAGGAATGAAAGTGATTGCAAAATTTATTCCCTAA
- a CDS encoding phycocyanobilin:ferredoxin oxidoreductase encodes MLSESLTKTNLTDPLILDLLQNIREHRSMLEDLKSIKIDPKLTNIISKEIGRELYIENEFHKAKGFRKLHIEVAEFSMNLRILHCVFFPDPKFDIPIFGMDLVKINDIVSAAIVDLSPASQNQGLKYEKLLSEVDKSSFTSLREIPKWGGIFSNNVFFASLKSKSEKNAFCKVVNQYLSVLIKLSKKAKPDVSEEIIQERIDFQKNYCVQQMKNEKTSMVLLKYFDEKWVNNYIKTVLFDF; translated from the coding sequence TTGTTGTCTGAATCTTTAACTAAAACAAATTTAACTGACCCTCTTATTTTGGATTTGTTACAAAATATTAGAGAGCATAGATCCATGCTTGAGGACCTTAAGAGTATAAAAATTGATCCAAAACTAACTAACATAATATCTAAAGAAATTGGCAGAGAACTTTATATTGAAAATGAATTTCATAAAGCAAAAGGTTTTAGAAAGTTACATATTGAAGTGGCAGAATTTTCAATGAATCTTAGAATATTGCACTGCGTTTTTTTTCCTGATCCAAAGTTTGATATCCCAATTTTTGGGATGGATTTGGTAAAAATAAATGATATTGTTTCTGCTGCAATTGTTGATTTATCCCCGGCATCACAAAATCAAGGTTTGAAATACGAAAAATTACTTTCTGAAGTCGATAAAAGTTCTTTTACCTCTTTGAGAGAGATTCCTAAATGGGGGGGGATTTTTTCTAATAATGTATTTTTTGCTTCCTTAAAAAGTAAATCTGAAAAAAATGCTTTTTGTAAAGTTGTGAATCAATACCTCTCTGTTTTGATCAAATTAAGTAAGAAAGCTAAACCGGATGTTAGTGAGGAAATTATCCAAGAGAGAATTGATTTTCAAAAAAATTATTGTGTTCAACAAATGAAAAACGAGAAGACTAGCATGGTTCTTTTAAAATATTTCGATGAAAAATGGGTCAATAACTACATAAAAACAGTACTCTTCGATTTTTAA
- a CDS encoding M16 family metallopeptidase gives MNVGDVNYYTHSSKTRCVFVDNKELPLISIDIWCKAGSSFEDVDKNGTAHFLEHMIFKGSNKIMPGEFDHKIESLGGLSNASTGYDDVHYHVLVPPCNFRESLALLTNIVVAPDFNPDEFIKEKGVVIDEIKQQNDQPEERLFNYFLKRVWLSPNYSNSILGTEHSIKNLEINDLVKFHSKHYTTEKICIAIAGNLSEEIYKFFEKSDLSGIKESPNLINLQNKPSLKIRHGRESVKFDNLEFSRIFMAWFIPNLNDQKNIIGLEILASILSVGRNSRLVKILKEDSNLVESVYVDVNAGELGGLFVMEASCETKDIELVEKQINKTIDEISNCKVLALDEIKKAINIVKSNYIFNLETSTQLSSFFGNELLWGRKSSINNLESHLKYWNDLDNFKEITEYIRGEKFTLVASPSKC, from the coding sequence ATGAACGTAGGAGATGTAAACTACTACACCCATTCAAGCAAAACTAGATGTGTGTTTGTGGATAATAAAGAATTGCCGCTTATAAGCATTGATATTTGGTGCAAAGCAGGTTCTTCATTTGAGGATGTTGATAAAAATGGCACTGCTCATTTTCTAGAACATATGATTTTTAAAGGGTCTAACAAAATAATGCCAGGTGAGTTTGACCATAAAATTGAATCTCTAGGCGGATTAAGTAACGCTTCAACTGGTTATGATGATGTACATTACCATGTCTTAGTTCCACCCTGTAACTTTAGAGAATCACTTGCTCTTTTGACAAATATTGTCGTTGCTCCAGATTTTAATCCTGATGAATTTATAAAAGAAAAAGGGGTAGTTATTGATGAAATAAAACAACAAAATGATCAGCCTGAAGAAAGATTATTTAATTATTTTTTAAAAAGGGTTTGGTTAAGTCCGAATTATTCCAATTCGATTCTAGGAACTGAACATAGTATTAAAAACTTAGAGATAAATGACCTTGTAAAATTTCATAGCAAACATTACACTACCGAAAAAATTTGTATTGCAATTGCTGGGAATCTCTCTGAAGAAATTTATAAATTTTTTGAAAAAAGTGATCTATCTGGTATAAAAGAAAGTCCAAATTTAATAAATCTACAAAATAAACCTTCTCTAAAAATAAGGCATGGTAGAGAGTCAGTTAAGTTTGATAATTTAGAGTTCTCAAGAATATTTATGGCTTGGTTTATCCCAAACCTAAATGATCAAAAAAATATTATTGGACTTGAGATATTAGCATCAATACTCTCTGTGGGAAGAAACAGCAGATTAGTAAAAATTTTAAAAGAAGATAGTAATCTTGTTGAATCGGTATATGTAGATGTAAATGCTGGAGAATTAGGAGGATTATTTGTAATGGAAGCAAGTTGCGAGACCAAAGATATTGAATTAGTAGAAAAGCAAATTAATAAAACAATAGATGAAATCTCAAATTGTAAAGTCTTGGCTTTGGATGAAATAAAAAAAGCAATAAATATTGTTAAAAGTAATTATATCTTTAATTTAGAGACATCTACACAACTCTCTTCATTCTTTGGAAATGAACTTCTTTGGGGGAGAAAATCTTCAATAAATAATTTAGAGAGTCATTTAAAATATTGGAATGACTTGGATAACTTCAAAGAGATCACAGAATATATCCGTGGAGAGAAATTTACATTAGTTGCATCCCCTAGTAAATGTTAA
- a CDS encoding M16 family metallopeptidase, whose protein sequence is MLKRYFLNNKKRNFSTALIWIKGGSDMDSIGKKGINKILCSLLTRGCEGFNNFTLSEYIESYGAELNQEIFEDGISISIKSLNEHFSKLFPLLDLFINKPILSETEFKKVKKSSIDHIKKDKENPFNICFENWRRIVYLNHPYAFNTIGNANDVSKITYEDVLLEFKNLKNREKYLISNNPEINGENFGTLEKKILNEKSDPLNHYLNTTRRFDYIDNDSNQTIIMMGDQTCSRRSSEYFHLKVLESYLSYGMSAALFKLFREKHGITYDLGVYYPIRSGNAPFLIYLSVSNDQALFAFELLLKLWKNLLLNPLTNAEIFLAKEKLKGSFLLGNQSLDEILHRKIQLVSYGISPISEKDLNSKIEEISSLDILKLTNKYFSKPFLSISGNKKICLEISNRWKKNF, encoded by the coding sequence ATGTTAAAAAGATATTTTTTAAATAATAAAAAAAGAAATTTTTCAACTGCTTTAATTTGGATTAAAGGGGGGAGTGATATGGATAGTATTGGCAAAAAAGGGATAAACAAGATCCTTTGTTCATTACTTACCAGAGGATGTGAAGGTTTTAACAATTTCACTCTCTCTGAATATATTGAGTCCTATGGAGCAGAATTAAATCAAGAAATATTTGAAGATGGTATTTCAATAAGTATTAAATCCCTAAATGAACATTTCAGCAAATTATTCCCTTTATTAGATTTATTTATTAATAAGCCAATCCTGTCAGAAACTGAATTTAAAAAAGTAAAAAAATCTTCTATTGATCACATTAAAAAAGATAAAGAGAATCCATTCAATATCTGTTTTGAAAACTGGAGAAGAATTGTTTACTTAAATCATCCTTATGCATTTAACACAATAGGAAATGCTAATGATGTCTCAAAAATTACCTATGAAGATGTTTTACTTGAGTTTAAAAATTTAAAAAATAGAGAAAAGTATTTAATTTCAAATAATCCCGAAATAAATGGAGAAAATTTTGGAACACTTGAAAAAAAAATCTTAAATGAAAAATCAGACCCTTTAAATCATTATTTAAATACTACGAGAAGATTTGATTATATTGATAATGATTCAAATCAAACAATAATAATGATGGGGGACCAAACTTGCTCGCGAAGAAGTAGTGAATATTTTCATCTTAAGGTTTTGGAGTCCTATTTATCTTATGGAATGAGCGCTGCTTTATTTAAACTTTTTAGAGAAAAACATGGTATCACTTACGATTTAGGTGTTTATTATCCTATCAGGAGTGGAAATGCCCCATTTTTAATTTATTTATCCGTATCTAATGATCAAGCACTTTTTGCTTTTGAACTCTTATTAAAACTATGGAAAAATTTACTTTTAAATCCGTTGACTAATGCTGAAATATTCTTAGCAAAAGAAAAACTAAAAGGTTCTTTTTTATTAGGAAATCAATCACTAGATGAAATTTTACATAGAAAGATACAGTTAGTTAGTTATGGTATTTCACCAATTTCTGAGAAGGATTTAAATTCAAAAATAGAAGAAATTTCTTCGTTAGATATTTTGAAATTAACTAATAAGTATTTTTCAAAACCTTTTCTGAGTATTTCAGGAAATAAAAAAATATGTTTAGAGATTTCTAATAGGTGGAAGAAAAACTTTTAG
- a CDS encoding NAD(P)H dehydrogenase assembly family protein: MKFEINDKVKLIAPVSYLKTSDNMPMLRPPDLVAIDEIGEILSIKSPNTVEVKFRRGSFLIDIDKIEKN; encoded by the coding sequence ATGAAATTTGAGATCAACGATAAGGTTAAGTTGATTGCACCAGTCTCTTACTTGAAGACTTCAGATAATATGCCGATGTTAAGACCACCTGATCTAGTGGCAATTGATGAAATTGGGGAAATCCTTTCAATTAAATCTCCAAATACTGTTGAAGTAAAGTTTAGGAGAGGTTCGTTTTTAATAGATATTGATAAGATTGAGAAAAACTAA
- the ftsH gene encoding ATP-dependent zinc metalloprotease FtsH: protein MNQKFKTLILWALPILLVIALSYQFLSSSNVDSLKSNGTTVAPRNSAVARVSYGRFLDYINSGRVTSVDIFEGGRNAVIETIDSDLDNKVQRLRVDLPGLTPELINILKNEGISFDVHPIKTAPPALGILGNLLFPAILIGGLILLARRSNGMPGGPGQAMQFGKTKARFAMEAETGVVFNDVAGVNEAKQDLQEVVTFLKKPEKFTSVGARIPKGVLLVGPPGTGKTLLAKAIAGEAGVPFFSLSGSEFVEMFVGVGASRVRDLFKRAKENSPCLIFIDEIDAVGRQRGAGIGGGNDEREQTLNQLLTEMDGFEGNSGIIIIAATNRPDVLDSALMRPGRFDRQVTVDAPDIKGRLSILEVHARNKKLQEDLTLESIARRTPGFTGADLANLLNEAAILTARRRKDSISISEIDDSVDRIVAGMEGSPLTDGRSKRLIAYHEVGHALIGSLVKAHDPVQKVTVIPRGQAKGLTWFTPDDEQTLVSRAQLKARIMGALGGRAAEDVVFGEGEITTGAGGDFQQVASMARQMVTRFGMSNLGPIALESGNQEVFVGRDLMTRSEVSDSISKQIDESVRIMVKECYKETYDIVNKNREAMDKIVDLLIEKETLDGDEFVSILSKFTKIPEKERTPQLLS from the coding sequence ATGAATCAAAAATTTAAAACATTAATTTTATGGGCTTTACCTATACTTTTAGTAATAGCACTTTCCTACCAATTTTTATCTTCAAGCAACGTTGACTCGCTTAAATCTAATGGCACTACTGTTGCACCAAGAAATTCAGCGGTTGCAAGAGTAAGTTACGGCAGATTTTTAGATTACATTAATTCGGGAAGGGTTACATCTGTTGATATTTTTGAGGGAGGCAGAAATGCAGTTATAGAGACAATAGACTCGGATTTAGATAATAAAGTTCAAAGGTTGCGTGTAGATCTTCCTGGCTTAACACCAGAACTAATAAATATTTTGAAAAATGAGGGAATTAGTTTTGATGTTCATCCAATAAAAACAGCTCCTCCTGCATTAGGAATTTTAGGTAATTTACTCTTCCCAGCAATCTTAATTGGAGGTTTAATTTTGTTAGCGAGGAGGTCAAATGGTATGCCTGGAGGTCCAGGCCAAGCAATGCAGTTTGGGAAAACTAAAGCAAGATTTGCAATGGAGGCCGAAACAGGAGTTGTATTCAATGATGTTGCAGGGGTTAATGAAGCTAAACAAGATTTGCAAGAAGTTGTCACTTTTCTAAAAAAACCAGAAAAATTTACTTCTGTAGGTGCAAGAATTCCCAAAGGGGTTCTATTAGTAGGACCTCCTGGTACTGGTAAAACCCTTTTAGCTAAAGCAATTGCAGGTGAAGCTGGTGTACCATTCTTCTCATTATCAGGTTCTGAATTTGTCGAAATGTTTGTTGGTGTTGGCGCTAGTAGGGTTAGAGACCTTTTCAAAAGAGCTAAAGAGAATAGTCCTTGTTTAATTTTTATTGATGAAATAGATGCAGTCGGAAGGCAAAGAGGTGCAGGTATTGGTGGAGGTAATGATGAGAGAGAACAAACTCTCAATCAATTACTTACTGAAATGGATGGTTTCGAAGGTAATAGCGGCATAATAATTATTGCAGCCACAAACAGGCCCGATGTTCTAGATTCAGCGCTAATGAGACCAGGAAGATTCGATAGACAGGTAACTGTGGATGCGCCTGATATCAAGGGTAGACTATCAATATTGGAAGTTCATGCAAGGAATAAGAAACTTCAAGAGGATTTAACGCTTGAAAGCATTGCGAGAAGAACCCCAGGTTTTACTGGAGCAGATTTAGCAAATTTATTAAATGAGGCTGCTATTTTAACTGCTAGGAGGAGAAAAGACTCTATAAGTATCTCAGAAATTGATGACTCTGTAGATAGAATTGTCGCAGGAATGGAAGGTTCTCCATTAACAGATGGTAGAAGCAAGAGATTAATTGCTTACCATGAAGTTGGCCATGCTCTAATAGGTTCACTTGTCAAAGCCCATGATCCTGTTCAAAAAGTGACAGTCATTCCAAGAGGTCAAGCTAAAGGATTAACTTGGTTTACCCCGGATGACGAACAAACCCTTGTTAGCAGGGCGCAATTAAAAGCAAGAATAATGGGTGCTTTAGGAGGAAGAGCTGCTGAAGATGTAGTTTTTGGAGAAGGTGAGATTACAACAGGAGCTGGAGGTGATTTCCAACAAGTTGCTTCAATGGCCCGCCAAATGGTCACTAGATTTGGAATGAGTAATTTAGGTCCGATAGCTTTAGAAAGTGGTAACCAAGAAGTATTTGTTGGTAGAGATTTAATGACTAGAAGTGAAGTTTCTGATTCAATCTCTAAACAAATAGATGAAAGTGTAAGAATAATGGTCAAAGAATGTTATAAAGAAACCTACGATATAGTTAACAAAAATAGAGAAGCTATGGATAAGATAGTAGACCTATTAATTGAAAAAGAAACACTAGATGGTGATGAATTTGTAAGTATTCTCTCCAAATTCACCAAAATTCCAGAGAAAGAGAGAACACCTCAATTATTAAGCTAA
- the clpP gene encoding ATP-dependent Clp endopeptidase proteolytic subunit ClpP: protein MMIPLVLEESGGSERVFDIYSRLLRERIIFLGEQVTSETANRIVAQLLFLEAEDPDKDIYMYINSPGGSVYDGLGIFDTMQHVKPDIHTVCVGLAASMGAFLLAAGTKGKRSSLRHSRIMIHQPLGGARGQASDIRIQADEILFLKERLNSELSERTGKDYDTVKEDTDRDFYMSPNEAVEYGLIDLVLDKKPIKV from the coding sequence ATTATGATCCCTTTAGTTTTAGAAGAATCGGGCGGTAGTGAAAGAGTCTTTGATATTTATTCGAGACTATTAAGAGAGAGAATAATCTTTTTGGGAGAACAAGTTACTAGTGAAACTGCTAATAGAATTGTTGCTCAATTATTGTTCCTCGAGGCAGAGGATCCAGATAAGGACATTTATATGTATATAAATTCACCAGGCGGATCAGTATATGACGGATTGGGTATCTTTGACACAATGCAACATGTAAAGCCTGACATTCATACAGTTTGTGTTGGCTTAGCAGCTAGTATGGGTGCATTTTTGCTTGCGGCAGGTACTAAAGGTAAAAGAAGCAGCCTTAGACATTCAAGAATAATGATTCATCAACCACTTGGAGGTGCTAGAGGGCAAGCCAGTGATATAAGAATTCAGGCAGATGAAATTTTGTTCTTAAAAGAAAGATTAAATAGTGAATTATCAGAAAGAACTGGAAAGGATTATGACACTGTCAAAGAAGATACCGATAGAGATTTTTATATGTCCCCAAACGAAGCTGTTGAGTACGGTTTAATTGATTTGGTGTTAGATAAGAAACCAATAAAGGTTTAG
- the psb29 gene encoding photosystem II biogenesis protein Psp29 has protein sequence MSQHTLTLLRFTYKKLKEKLTVSDSKKLFHEKFPYVIPGLYKRIVDEMLVELNLLNHQNEFTQDYLFCVGLTETFKELMKGYQPEKHLDLLFESLCFSTNFEAKEINEISKKSQKEFKDKTSKDILKLLVEKSNSKLYPSRILNLGIYILISNSQDFKEKNESDKNKMTSDIFEKLSLSANKAEKDIGIYKSSISKMEQAKELIEELRIKDKKKTKKN, from the coding sequence TTGAGTCAACATACGCTAACCTTATTAAGGTTTACATATAAAAAATTGAAAGAAAAATTGACTGTTTCAGATAGCAAAAAGTTATTTCATGAAAAATTTCCTTACGTCATTCCAGGTTTATATAAAAGAATAGTTGATGAAATGCTTGTCGAACTTAATCTTTTGAACCATCAAAATGAATTTACGCAAGATTATCTTTTTTGTGTCGGCCTCACCGAAACATTCAAAGAATTAATGAAAGGGTATCAACCTGAAAAACACTTGGATCTACTTTTTGAATCTTTATGCTTTTCTACAAATTTTGAGGCGAAGGAAATTAATGAAATCTCTAAAAAGTCCCAAAAAGAATTCAAGGATAAAACTTCTAAAGATATTTTAAAATTATTAGTAGAAAAAAGTAATTCTAAACTTTATCCTTCAAGGATTTTGAACTTAGGGATATATATATTAATTTCAAACTCCCAAGATTTCAAAGAGAAAAATGAATCAGATAAAAATAAGATGACTTCTGATATTTTTGAGAAGTTAAGCTTATCTGCTAATAAAGCAGAAAAAGATATTGGAATCTACAAAAGCAGCATATCAAAAATGGAACAAGCAAAAGAATTAATTGAAGAGCTCAGAATTAAGGACAAGAAAAAAACCAAAAAAAATTAA
- the petN gene encoding cytochrome b6-f complex subunit PetN yields MIFQIGWAALAAIFTFSIAMVVWGRNGDGSIDI; encoded by the coding sequence ATGATCTTTCAAATAGGCTGGGCAGCATTGGCTGCTATTTTTACTTTTTCAATTGCCATGGTTGTTTGGGGAAGAAATGGGGACGGATCCATTGACATATGA
- a CDS encoding DUF2103 domain-containing protein, with protein MGRLVLNHSTNIEGLIPILQKLALENNIKTITPAVISRARGRSSKLIIRLSVKTINGYKAIARKGNTAQEVFISTELSKDELKEIIDLYNKK; from the coding sequence TTGGGAAGGTTAGTTTTAAATCATAGTACAAATATAGAAGGTCTAATTCCAATACTTCAAAAATTAGCACTGGAAAATAATATCAAGACAATAACTCCAGCTGTTATTTCAAGAGCCAGGGGGAGATCTTCTAAATTGATAATTAGATTGTCAGTGAAAACTATAAACGGATATAAAGCAATCGCAAGAAAAGGCAATACAGCTCAAGAAGTTTTTATTTCAACAGAGTTAAGTAAAGATGAATTAAAAGAAATCATAGATCTTTATAATAAAAAGTAA
- a CDS encoding alpha-2-macroglobulin codes for MKIIKQIPMLILIAIFLISCRTSTNKEYPKKNLEKNIEDNPNSEKKRMEIKFSCGEDGISEYLDDGWNILKEESQEKICTWKSVPATKNCNMEKDKGCKITKPDKIGEEKIYLLEK; via the coding sequence ATGAAAATTATAAAACAAATTCCTATGTTAATTCTAATCGCAATTTTCTTAATTTCTTGTAGGACATCCACTAATAAAGAGTATCCCAAAAAGAATTTAGAAAAAAATATTGAGGATAATCCTAATTCAGAAAAGAAACGAATGGAAATAAAGTTTTCTTGTGGAGAGGATGGTATTTCAGAATACTTAGATGATGGTTGGAATATTTTAAAAGAAGAATCTCAAGAAAAAATTTGTACCTGGAAGTCTGTTCCTGCCACAAAAAATTGCAATATGGAAAAAGATAAAGGATGTAAAATAACAAAGCCAGATAAAATAGGTGAAGAGAAAATTTATTTATTGGAAAAATAA
- a CDS encoding DUF2130 domain-containing protein, translating to MKDIKCPSCGKTFRIDPSSFEEILLQIKDEEFNKQIKERLILAEEGNKKALEILKRELKIQLIEQNRIKESEIQNLESKLKIAEEKKTNALNDLKNQATNKINSLNNELIKLKDEIKNQSLISELSLKNKVSEAVTNLEKENSSLTNSIEKMKLEHSINEKLIEEKFKSKISERDLTIQELREMKSRLSTKMIGETLEIHCETQFNLNRASAFKNSYFEKDNDATSGSKGDYIFREFDENKTEVVSIMFEMKNESLNGTNKRKNEDFLKELDKDRKQKSCEYAVLVSLLEPDSELYNAGIVDVSHRFPKMYVIRPQFFLPIISLLRNASMETLKYKSQIDLMKRENFDITNFESTLEQFKNAVGKNVSLARDRFNDAISEIDKSIIHLQKTKEALVLSKKHLLSADSKSQDLTVKKLTRNNPTMKKKFNDLNNFEDEVA from the coding sequence ATGAAAGATATTAAATGTCCTTCATGCGGCAAAACTTTCCGAATTGATCCCAGCAGCTTTGAAGAAATACTTCTTCAGATAAAAGACGAAGAATTTAATAAACAAATAAAAGAAAGACTTATCTTGGCTGAAGAAGGTAATAAAAAAGCTTTGGAAATTTTAAAACGTGAGTTAAAAATACAGTTAATAGAGCAGAATCGGATTAAAGAGTCTGAGATCCAAAATCTTGAATCTAAATTAAAAATAGCTGAAGAAAAGAAAACAAATGCCCTTAATGATTTAAAAAATCAAGCAACAAATAAAATTAATTCATTGAATAATGAATTAATCAAGTTGAAAGACGAAATTAAAAACCAGTCTTTAATTTCAGAATTATCTTTAAAAAACAAAGTTAGTGAAGCTGTTACTAATTTAGAAAAAGAAAACTCATCTTTAACAAATTCCATTGAAAAGATGAAGCTTGAACATTCAATTAATGAAAAATTAATTGAAGAAAAGTTTAAAAGCAAAATTAGTGAAAGGGACCTTACTATTCAGGAGTTAAGAGAAATGAAATCTAGATTATCTACAAAGATGATAGGAGAAACATTAGAAATTCATTGCGAAACTCAATTTAATCTGAATCGTGCCTCTGCATTTAAAAACTCATATTTCGAAAAGGATAATGATGCCACTTCAGGAAGTAAAGGTGACTATATATTTAGAGAGTTTGATGAAAATAAAACCGAAGTCGTATCTATAATGTTTGAAATGAAGAATGAAAGTTTAAATGGAACTAATAAAAGAAAAAACGAAGATTTTTTAAAAGAATTAGATAAAGATAGAAAACAAAAATCTTGTGAATATGCAGTTCTCGTATCTCTTCTAGAACCAGATAGTGAACTATATAATGCTGGCATAGTAGATGTTTCTCATAGATTCCCAAAAATGTATGTCATAAGACCTCAATTTTTCTTGCCCATTATTTCTCTGCTAAGAAATGCATCTATGGAAACATTAAAATACAAATCACAAATTGATTTAATGAAACGTGAGAATTTTGACATAACTAATTTTGAAAGTACTTTAGAGCAATTCAAAAATGCAGTTGGTAAAAATGTTTCACTTGCCCGGGATAGATTTAATGATGCAATTTCGGAAATTGATAAATCAATAATCCATTTACAAAAAACTAAAGAGGCTTTAGTTCTCTCAAAAAAACATCTTTTATCTGCTGACAGCAAATCTCAAGATCTGACAGTAAAGAAATTAACTAGAAATAATCCAACCATGAAGAAGAAGTTTAATGATTTAAATAATTTTGAAGATGAAGTAGCCTAA
- a CDS encoding translation initiation factor IF-2 N-terminal domain-containing protein, which yields MSINTPIFSIAKDLNVESNRILLACKKLGINAKGATKRLNKEELEKIKSYFETGKNVSDEVINLNKVKSKSSSKKIVEKVKIKYFANRLIRKS from the coding sequence ATGTCTATCAACACTCCCATTTTCAGTATTGCCAAAGATCTTAATGTCGAAAGTAATAGAATATTATTAGCCTGCAAGAAACTTGGAATCAATGCAAAAGGTGCAACAAAAAGATTAAATAAAGAAGAATTAGAAAAAATTAAAAGTTATTTTGAAACGGGAAAAAATGTGTCAGATGAAGTGATCAATTTAAATAAGGTTAAAAGTAAAAGTAGTTCTAAAAAAATTGTAGAAAAGGTAAAGATAAAATATTTTGCTAACAGACTTATTCGTAAATCTTAA
- a CDS encoding competence protein ComC translates to MSISKILNSLEKSWERDDILLNIKKGLGTDEIVNEFLMKNESQIKELNFLLRPEDIELLNQVEKLSTCESKLINEIKNLNYLENNENHHIMNKNKIVSSNRISFNKISSFMINWSNKFVVIALLTISAIALSKQAWA, encoded by the coding sequence ATGAGCATAAGTAAAATTTTAAATTCTCTAGAAAAATCATGGGAGAGAGATGATATTCTTTTAAATATCAAGAAGGGGTTAGGGACAGATGAGATAGTTAATGAATTTCTTATGAAAAACGAAAGTCAAATTAAAGAATTAAATTTTTTATTAAGACCAGAAGATATTGAATTATTAAATCAAGTAGAAAAACTCTCAACTTGCGAATCTAAATTAATAAATGAGATTAAAAATTTAAATTACTTAGAAAATAATGAAAATCATCACATTATGAATAAAAACAAGATTGTGTCATCTAATAGAATTTCTTTTAACAAAATTAGTTCATTCATGATTAATTGGAGTAATAAATTTGTAGTTATTGCTTTACTAACAATTTCAGCCATAGCTTTATCAAAACAAGCATGGGCATAA